The following is a genomic window from Bradysia coprophila strain Holo2 chromosome IV unlocalized genomic scaffold, BU_Bcop_v1 contig_5, whole genome shotgun sequence.
AGAAATCGGCAGGTGAAAAGTAGGTTCAATGCACGCATCTCTGGCCAAcgtaacaaattcaattttttcgatttaccTTTCCTCCTGTAGCAAACGCCGCATCCACTTTCATCGCAATCGTTTTGCTGATGCTACAATGCGTTCGACGATTCTACGAGACCCATTTCGTGCAGGTCTTTTCGAGTACGAGCAAAATCAATCTATCGCACTACATCGTCGGATACTTTCACTACTTCGGTGCCCTTCTGGCTATAATTTCGCAGGCGCAAGGATTTGTTCGTGGATCTCAAGCGGAACTGATTCGATGGGACGATATTACGCTACGACATAACATAGCCATTGGAGTGTTTCTGTACGCTTGGTACAACCAGTTCATATCCAATTTGATATTGGCGAGTTTGAGGAAAAATAATGCAGGTACGGCCGATCGGTCGGTCAAGACTGATTGAAATTTACTCATACCAAACATCGTTCACAGGCACAGTCATCACACAAAAGCACTTGCTACCAACGGGAGGCTATTTCGAGTCAGTCTCGTCACCTCACATGTTCTTCGAAGTCGTCATCTACGTCGCTCTGTACATCATTTTGCACAACAATTCGTCGTGGCTGTTCGTCTTGTGCTGGGTCATTTCGAATCAAATCGAAAATGCGTGGCTGACACACAAATGGTACGTGGAAACGTTTCCCGACTACCCGAAAAGTCGAAAGGCAATTTTCCCGAACTTTTTGTAGAACGAGATTCGAACACGCCCACACCCACCGCGTCTCTCGTTGAAGAGTTTTTTGTCTTTTGTGTGAAAGCAAACGGTTTCGAatgctaaaataaacaaaatttattgtcgtCAATATCACAGTGTGTCCGGTCAATTAGCCTTCAATGGAATCGTCAGGAACAGTGCCCGCATCTCTGCAATACGTCTCAAGGCACACCGATTCCGATAAACTATTCTGTTCGCCCGACTGATGATTTTCCCCGGCATAACCACTGCTGACCAGATCTAAGATATTTATGTTCCCTTGCTCGTCG
Proteins encoded in this region:
- the LOC119071534 gene encoding polyprenol reductase, whose translation is MNFIDLIFINFIVVIVILGVLINFIEPYLPTFITQTFRYGKHSYKGVPNKIAQLTEIPKSYFKHFYVFALIWSILITYLVTWTYVGGYAIPEFVVTGLDVICGRNRQVKTNAASTFIAIVLLMLQCVRRFYETHFVQVFSSTSKINLSHYIVGYFHYFGALLAIISQAQGFVRGSQAELIRWDDITLRHNIAIGVFLYAWYNQFISNLILASLRKNNAGTVITQKHLLPTGGYFESVSSPHMFFEVVIYVALYIILHNNSSWLFVLCWVISNQIENAWLTHKWYVETFPDYPKSRKAIFPNFL